The Terriglobus tenax genome contains a region encoding:
- a CDS encoding EamA family transporter, with translation MAIHYAVIDLAPPIISGLRYFLSAPFIFLLCRFNRQPLLIPGKEIFRCGLLGAFMLVGNNCLLVWAEKTVDSGFAAMVLAAIPIFIALLDTLVPGGDRLTRLGWSGLLLGFGGLITLLWPTIRHTSFEGQGKAASSAILIVAALCWAIGSVLSKRFKMQRDPLVLAGWQLLLGGGLNLVIATAIGSWSTARWTHNAVLGLAYLTIFGSLIGFTAYVWLLHHVSVAKVATYAYVNPIVASILGVWVLHEGLGAYEWTGMFVILAAVALVNLSRTKKPAVA, from the coding sequence ATGGCCATTCACTACGCGGTCATCGATCTGGCTCCGCCCATCATCAGCGGTCTACGTTACTTCCTGTCGGCGCCATTTATCTTTCTGCTCTGCCGCTTCAACCGGCAGCCCCTTCTTATCCCGGGGAAAGAGATCTTCCGTTGCGGTCTGCTGGGCGCCTTCATGCTGGTGGGCAATAACTGCCTGCTGGTGTGGGCAGAAAAGACCGTCGACTCCGGCTTTGCCGCGATGGTGCTGGCCGCCATCCCAATCTTCATTGCCCTCCTGGATACCCTCGTGCCCGGCGGTGACAGGCTCACACGGCTCGGCTGGAGCGGTCTTCTGCTCGGCTTCGGTGGACTGATTACCTTGCTCTGGCCCACTATCCGCCACACCTCCTTTGAGGGGCAGGGGAAAGCCGCCAGCAGCGCCATCCTGATTGTGGCCGCGCTCTGCTGGGCGATCGGTTCGGTGCTCTCCAAGCGATTCAAGATGCAGCGCGACCCACTGGTGCTGGCCGGCTGGCAGCTTCTGCTGGGAGGCGGACTGAACCTGGTCATTGCCACGGCCATCGGCTCATGGAGCACCGCCCGCTGGACGCACAACGCCGTCCTGGGCCTGGCCTACCTGACCATCTTCGGATCGCTGATCGGCTTCACCGCCTACGTCTGGCTGCTACACCACGTTTCCGTGGCCAAGGTGGCAACGTATGCCTACGTCAACCCGATCGTCGCATCCATTCTCGGCGTATGGGTGCTGCATGAAGGTCTGGGCGCCTATGAATGGACCGGAATGTTCGTGATCCTGGCCGCAGTCGCGCTCGTGAACCTGTCACGCACGAAAAAGCCCGCTGTGGCCTAG
- the tsaD gene encoding tRNA (adenosine(37)-N6)-threonylcarbamoyltransferase complex transferase subunit TsaD produces MASGLILGIESSCDETAAAVVRSGGEVLSNVVASQIATHALYGGVVPELASREHLTNIVPVVRTAMAEAGVSLAEIDAVAVTEGPGLAGALLVGITYAKSLAFGLGKPLIAVNHLEGHIHAVLMEAVHADPSTAALRASGRDDKILALVVSGGHTHLYLAEERDGVWRYRNVGRTIDDAAGEAYDKSAKLLGLGYPGGPLMDFLAGHGDPNAVEFKLGGIKTKPHREGTARGGEFDFSFSGIKTAVLRYVEVHSMRERAEARHASLMQIEGDKREAALALCDTETLNLIASFQKAVVSYLVKQTMRAAEEFGAGSIVVSGGVAANRGLRERMTAEAAVRGLRVAFPSLALATDNAAMIAAAAWPKFVTGEFASDELNAMPQLRLG; encoded by the coding sequence ATGGCTTCGGGTCTGATTCTCGGCATTGAGAGCTCCTGCGATGAGACGGCGGCGGCGGTCGTTCGCAGCGGTGGTGAGGTGCTTTCAAATGTGGTGGCCTCGCAGATTGCGACGCATGCGCTGTATGGCGGCGTTGTACCGGAGCTGGCCAGCCGTGAGCACCTGACCAATATTGTTCCGGTGGTGCGAACAGCAATGGCCGAGGCGGGTGTTTCGCTGGCGGAGATTGACGCTGTGGCTGTAACCGAAGGCCCCGGATTGGCGGGAGCGTTGCTGGTGGGTATTACCTATGCCAAGTCGCTGGCCTTTGGGCTGGGCAAGCCGCTGATTGCGGTGAACCACCTTGAGGGACATATCCATGCGGTCCTGATGGAAGCAGTGCATGCAGATCCCTCCACTGCGGCTCTGCGCGCCTCCGGTCGGGATGACAAGATTCTGGCGCTGGTAGTTTCGGGCGGACATACGCACCTGTATCTGGCCGAGGAGCGCGATGGTGTATGGCGCTACCGCAACGTTGGCCGCACGATTGACGATGCCGCGGGCGAGGCCTATGACAAATCCGCCAAGCTGCTGGGGTTGGGGTATCCTGGCGGGCCGTTGATGGATTTTCTGGCCGGGCATGGCGATCCGAATGCAGTGGAGTTCAAGCTGGGCGGCATCAAGACGAAGCCGCATCGCGAGGGGACGGCGCGCGGTGGAGAGTTCGACTTCAGCTTCAGCGGCATCAAGACGGCTGTTCTGCGCTACGTGGAAGTCCACAGCATGCGCGAACGAGCCGAGGCACGCCACGCATCGCTGATGCAGATAGAGGGCGACAAACGCGAGGCAGCGCTGGCGCTTTGCGATACGGAAACGCTGAACCTGATCGCCAGTTTCCAGAAGGCCGTGGTCAGCTACCTGGTGAAGCAGACTATGCGCGCGGCCGAGGAATTTGGCGCGGGCAGCATTGTGGTGTCCGGCGGCGTGGCGGCGAACCGCGGCCTGCGGGAACGTATGACCGCCGAGGCCGCCGTACGCGGGTTGCGGGTCGCGTTTCCGTCCCTGGCTCTGGCGACAGACAACGCCGCGATGATTGCCGCTGCGGCGTGGCCGAAGTTTGTGACCGGGGAGTTTGCCTCGGATGAGCTGAATGCAATGCCGCAGTTGCGGCTGGGGTAG
- the cysS gene encoding cysteine--tRNA ligase, which yields MPEIKLFNTLSSAIEPLKPERDNTLRMYACGPTVYDYGHIGNFRTFLHVDVLRRFAIQMGMKVEHVMNVTDVDDKIIRNAATAGIPIQEYTAKFTQAFFEDLEALGIEKPEHVAKATENIPEMVSLIEKLASEDIAYKTEDGSWYFRIARFPEYGKLSKKDFEGITDGARVDVDEYEKDAARDFALWKAPKPGEAQWDTAIGCGRPGWHIECSAMAMKYLGETLDLHAGGEDLMFPHHENEIAQSEAATGKPFAKHWMHVRFLLVEGKKMSKSEGNFYTLRDLLLKGYRASAIRFLLLSVPYRNQMNFTFDGLTESTNAIDRLRTFVERLRKGGFAEGVNQEISAAAKKAGEGFTAAMADDLNTANARAAIFDLVRAANSAMDGGKLLAGNVAEIDAVLAAFDGIFAVLNDRDAELTKAALVWAEKEGRLNQASPELLATMSLSDEDVDKLVAERTLAKKQRNFARADAIRNELLEKGIVIEDSKDGVRWKRK from the coding sequence ATGCCTGAGATTAAGCTCTTCAATACCCTGTCCTCTGCCATTGAGCCCCTGAAACCCGAGCGGGATAACACGCTGCGGATGTATGCCTGCGGGCCGACGGTCTATGACTACGGGCACATTGGCAACTTCCGCACCTTCCTGCACGTGGATGTGCTGCGCCGCTTTGCCATCCAGATGGGCATGAAGGTGGAGCACGTGATGAACGTGACCGACGTGGATGACAAGATCATCCGCAATGCGGCCACCGCCGGTATCCCCATCCAGGAGTACACGGCGAAGTTTACGCAGGCCTTCTTCGAAGACCTGGAAGCCCTGGGCATCGAGAAGCCCGAGCATGTAGCCAAGGCCACCGAAAATATTCCGGAGATGGTTTCTCTGATCGAGAAGCTGGCCAGCGAAGACATTGCCTACAAGACCGAGGACGGAAGCTGGTACTTCCGCATTGCGCGTTTTCCGGAGTACGGCAAGCTCTCGAAGAAGGACTTTGAAGGCATCACCGACGGCGCGCGTGTCGATGTGGACGAGTACGAGAAGGACGCGGCGCGCGACTTCGCGCTGTGGAAGGCTCCGAAGCCGGGCGAAGCGCAGTGGGATACGGCGATTGGCTGCGGCCGGCCGGGCTGGCATATCGAGTGTTCGGCCATGGCGATGAAGTACCTGGGCGAGACACTGGACCTGCACGCGGGCGGCGAAGACCTGATGTTCCCGCACCACGAGAACGAGATTGCCCAGAGCGAGGCGGCGACCGGAAAGCCCTTCGCAAAGCACTGGATGCATGTGCGCTTCCTGCTGGTGGAAGGCAAGAAAATGTCCAAGAGCGAGGGCAACTTCTACACGCTGCGCGACCTGCTGCTGAAGGGATATCGCGCTTCGGCCATTCGCTTTCTTCTGCTGAGCGTGCCGTACCGCAACCAGATGAACTTCACCTTCGATGGTCTGACGGAATCGACCAATGCGATTGACCGCCTGCGAACCTTTGTAGAGCGTCTACGCAAGGGCGGTTTTGCCGAAGGTGTGAATCAAGAGATCTCCGCCGCCGCGAAAAAGGCAGGCGAAGGCTTTACCGCCGCGATGGCGGACGACCTGAATACCGCTAACGCGCGCGCGGCGATCTTCGACCTGGTCCGTGCGGCGAACTCCGCCATGGACGGCGGCAAGCTTCTGGCCGGCAATGTTGCGGAGATTGACGCAGTACTGGCGGCCTTTGATGGCATCTTTGCCGTGCTGAACGACCGCGACGCGGAGCTGACCAAGGCTGCGCTGGTCTGGGCAGAGAAGGAAGGCCGTCTGAACCAGGCCTCTCCGGAGCTGCTGGCAACCATGTCACTGAGCGATGAGGACGTGGACAAGCTGGTGGCCGAGCGCACGCTGGCCAAGAAACAGCGCAACTTCGCGCGGGCCGATGCCATTCGCAATGAACTGCTGGAGAAGGGCATCGTGATTGAGGATTCGAAGGATGGGGTCCGTTGGAAGCGGAAATAG
- a CDS encoding CatA-like O-acetyltransferase — protein sequence MSIADPGPHHKIDLATWERTELFRLFSGFTEPYHGICLRLDCTEAFAFAKANQLSVFLTFVHCALTAAHRVENFHHRIVDGEPWRYERIDSGCAVGRPNGTIGFAHYQFSENILEFAPRASAEVERVKNRTDLERYPHTNVIRFSTLPWLDFTSLSHARNFAVEDAAPRITFGKMTEAEGRRTMPVSIHVHHALVDGLHLAHFVDELQKRLADPGAAV from the coding sequence ATGAGCATTGCTGACCCCGGACCTCACCACAAAATTGACCTGGCCACCTGGGAGCGCACAGAGCTTTTCCGCTTATTCAGCGGGTTTACTGAGCCTTACCACGGCATTTGCCTGCGCCTGGACTGCACGGAAGCCTTTGCTTTTGCCAAGGCAAACCAGCTTTCAGTCTTTCTGACCTTTGTTCACTGCGCCTTGACCGCGGCCCACCGCGTTGAGAACTTCCACCACCGCATTGTGGACGGCGAACCGTGGCGCTATGAACGCATTGACAGCGGATGTGCCGTAGGCCGTCCGAACGGCACGATCGGATTCGCTCACTACCAGTTCTCCGAGAACATCCTGGAATTTGCGCCGCGCGCATCCGCCGAGGTGGAGCGTGTGAAGAACCGCACCGACCTGGAACGTTACCCGCACACCAATGTCATCCGCTTTTCCACCCTGCCGTGGCTGGACTTCACCTCGCTGTCGCACGCCCGGAACTTCGCCGTGGAAGATGCTGCGCCTCGGATTACGTTCGGAAAAATGACGGAAGCAGAGGGACGACGCACCATGCCGGTGTCGATTCACGTTCACCACGCGCTGGTGGACGGTCTGCACCTGGCGCATTTTGTGGATGAGTTACAGAAGCGGCTGGCTGATCCAGGAGCGGCTGTTTAG
- a CDS encoding YraN family protein — MQAKHRMTCAMDFEELCIGGGLMISHTMLEIQKYALELLERAAHGLGRSPHLPPHLRVGEHGEETAYWFLRRHGYTVVARRWRWAGVQGGDVDLIAWQGETLCLIEVKTRSRRDLVPAEFAVDEAKQRMLRRLAAAYVRHFPEKQREGIATRFDVVSVYLAEGSCELRPDAF; from the coding sequence ATGCAGGCGAAGCACAGGATGACCTGCGCCATGGATTTTGAGGAGCTTTGCATCGGCGGTGGCCTTATGATTTCACACACAATGCTGGAGATTCAGAAATACGCGCTTGAACTGCTGGAGCGGGCCGCCCATGGGCTGGGACGAAGTCCGCATCTGCCGCCTCATCTGCGCGTGGGAGAGCATGGCGAGGAGACCGCGTACTGGTTCCTGCGCCGACACGGATACACCGTTGTGGCGCGGCGGTGGCGCTGGGCCGGCGTACAGGGCGGCGACGTGGACCTGATCGCCTGGCAAGGTGAAACGCTGTGCTTGATCGAAGTCAAGACACGGAGCCGGAGAGATCTCGTTCCGGCAGAGTTTGCCGTGGATGAGGCCAAGCAGCGCATGCTGCGACGACTGGCCGCGGCGTACGTGCGGCATTTCCCGGAAAAGCAGCGCGAAGGCATTGCGACGCGCTTCGATGTGGTCTCGGTTTACCTGGCCGAAGGCAGTTGTGAGCTGCGTCCGGATGCCTTCTGA
- a CDS encoding class I SAM-dependent methyltransferase, which translates to MQNNGWDRSAQAWIADMGEEGDWGRRTFLDEAMLSRLRSGSFYRALDVGCGEGRFCRKLQSLGIATTGIDPTEALLTEARRRNPSGTYTNAAAEQLPFADGAFDLVVSYLSLIDMELYEKAIAEMTRVLAPGGTLLVANLTSLSTAKAGNGWQYDLLGKPKHFTIDHYLEPRSSLESWRGIHIRNWHRPLSDYMRQFLVQGLVLTHFDEPAPPADGSHTADKYRRVPWFVVMEWRKPASTE; encoded by the coding sequence ATGCAGAACAACGGGTGGGACCGTTCCGCCCAGGCCTGGATCGCCGATATGGGCGAAGAGGGAGACTGGGGACGGCGGACATTTCTGGACGAGGCCATGCTCTCGCGCCTCCGGTCTGGCAGCTTCTACCGGGCGCTCGACGTGGGCTGCGGCGAGGGCCGTTTCTGCCGCAAGCTGCAGTCGCTGGGGATTGCCACCACCGGAATTGACCCCACGGAAGCCCTATTGACCGAGGCCCGCCGCCGGAACCCCAGTGGAACCTATACGAATGCCGCCGCCGAGCAGCTCCCCTTTGCCGATGGAGCCTTTGACCTGGTCGTCAGCTACCTCAGCCTGATCGACATGGAGTTGTACGAGAAAGCCATTGCGGAGATGACCCGGGTCCTTGCTCCGGGTGGCACACTCCTGGTCGCCAACCTCACAAGCCTCTCCACTGCTAAGGCCGGGAACGGCTGGCAGTACGACCTGCTGGGCAAGCCGAAGCACTTCACCATCGATCACTACCTGGAACCGCGCAGTTCGCTGGAAAGCTGGCGCGGCATTCACATCCGCAACTGGCACCGGCCCTTGTCGGACTACATGCGGCAGTTCCTGGTGCAGGGGTTAGTGCTAACGCACTTCGACGAACCAGCGCCACCTGCTGATGGCTCGCACACGGCAGACAAATATCGCCGCGTGCCCTGGTTCGTCGTCATGGAGTGGCGCAAGCCAGCTAGTACTGAATGA
- a CDS encoding CCA tRNA nucleotidyltransferase: MGEITTTIHYHETHMQSPQFQAALTIAQTLQAAGHQAYFAGGCVRDLLLGLTPKDYDVATSATPQQVQALFPNTVAVGAHFGVILVLQPGPDYPGPEAADIPTEVATFRNDGSYTDGRRPDQVTFSTSPEEDVRRRDFTINGMLLDPAKLAAGASVEEATLDLVHGRDDLRTGILRAIGDPRLRFTEDKLRMLRAVRFAARLGYIIETTTLAAIRELAPQIHQVSPERVRDELTRMLTQGNAHIALRLLDETGLLTEVLPEVRKMQGIEQPPQYHPEGDVWVHTLLLLEKLPPSPSATLAWGALLHDIGKPATFRRAPDRIRFDGHVEVGERIAEVILNRLRFSNDDKAQILALIHNHMRFGDVMHMRQSTLKRFLRMPRFEEHLHLHYLDAGSASGNLTLYEFAKQKYETMPEDAVKPTLLVNGRTLIEAGYKPGPRFTEMLHFVEDAQLEGQVATTEEGLKLLLQHFGPPA, translated from the coding sequence GTGGGAGAAATCACCACCACCATCCACTACCATGAAACACACATGCAGTCGCCCCAGTTCCAGGCCGCCCTGACGATCGCCCAAACCCTCCAAGCCGCGGGTCACCAGGCCTACTTCGCCGGCGGCTGCGTCCGCGACCTCCTCCTCGGCCTCACGCCCAAGGACTATGATGTCGCCACCTCCGCCACGCCGCAGCAGGTGCAGGCGCTCTTCCCCAACACCGTCGCCGTCGGCGCACACTTCGGCGTCATCCTCGTTCTCCAACCCGGTCCCGACTACCCCGGCCCGGAAGCCGCGGACATCCCCACCGAGGTCGCCACCTTCCGCAATGACGGCAGCTACACCGATGGCCGCCGCCCCGACCAGGTCACCTTCTCCACCTCGCCCGAAGAAGACGTCCGTCGCCGAGACTTCACCATCAACGGCATGCTGCTGGACCCCGCAAAGCTCGCCGCCGGTGCATCGGTGGAAGAGGCCACGCTCGATCTTGTCCACGGCCGCGACGATCTGCGCACGGGTATCCTGCGCGCCATCGGCGACCCGCGCCTGCGCTTCACGGAAGACAAGCTCCGTATGCTGCGCGCCGTGCGCTTCGCCGCGCGCCTTGGTTACATTATCGAAACCACAACCCTCGCCGCCATCCGCGAACTCGCTCCGCAGATCCACCAGGTCTCACCCGAACGTGTGCGCGACGAACTGACCCGCATGCTCACCCAGGGCAACGCGCACATCGCCCTGCGCCTGCTCGACGAAACCGGCCTGCTCACGGAGGTCCTGCCTGAGGTCAGGAAGATGCAGGGAATCGAGCAGCCACCGCAATACCACCCCGAGGGCGACGTCTGGGTCCACACACTCCTGCTGCTCGAAAAGCTGCCGCCCAGCCCCTCTGCCACGCTGGCCTGGGGAGCACTCCTGCACGATATTGGCAAACCAGCAACCTTCCGCCGCGCGCCCGACCGCATCCGTTTTGACGGACACGTCGAGGTCGGCGAGCGCATCGCCGAGGTCATCCTCAACCGCCTGCGTTTCTCCAACGACGACAAAGCGCAGATCCTCGCGCTCATCCATAACCACATGCGCTTCGGCGATGTGATGCACATGCGGCAAAGCACGCTCAAGCGCTTCCTGCGCATGCCGCGCTTTGAGGAGCATCTGCACCTGCACTACCTCGACGCCGGCTCCGCCAGCGGCAACCTCACCCTCTACGAGTTCGCAAAGCAGAAGTACGAAACCATGCCGGAAGATGCCGTAAAACCAACTCTGCTGGTCAACGGCCGCACCCTCATCGAAGCAGGCTACAAACCCGGGCCTCGCTTTACAGAGATGCTCCACTTCGTCGAAGATGCCCAGCTCGAAGGCCAGGTTGCGACCACGGAAGAGGGTCTGAAGCTCCTCCTCCAACACTTCGGCCCACCGGCTTAA
- a CDS encoding HdeD family acid-resistance protein, with protein MSLSVRSIAKESIGWSIALSVLMILVGLFAIAAPLAAGVAVTTVVGWLLLVSGFTHVWFAWHVRGAGAVLWEALVALIYFWGGIYLLMHPLAGLVSLTLILSAYLFLKGLVEVAGGFGLRGLVGSGWLLLDGVFSILVAVMIWAHLPSSAAWVPGTLVGLAILFSGFSRLLLSLAAKKVVAALP; from the coding sequence ATGAGCCTGTCTGTCCGCAGCATTGCGAAGGAATCCATCGGCTGGTCGATTGCCCTGAGTGTCTTGATGATCCTGGTTGGCCTGTTTGCCATTGCCGCACCGCTGGCGGCCGGCGTTGCCGTGACAACCGTGGTTGGCTGGCTGCTGCTTGTGAGCGGCTTTACGCACGTGTGGTTTGCCTGGCATGTGCGTGGCGCGGGAGCAGTTCTGTGGGAGGCTCTGGTTGCGCTGATTTACTTCTGGGGCGGCATCTACCTGCTGATGCATCCGCTGGCCGGACTGGTTAGCCTGACGCTGATCCTTTCCGCTTACCTGTTCCTCAAAGGCCTGGTCGAAGTGGCCGGAGGATTTGGCCTGCGCGGACTGGTAGGCAGCGGCTGGCTGCTGCTGGATGGCGTCTTCTCCATCCTTGTGGCGGTCATGATCTGGGCGCATCTGCCCAGCTCCGCCGCATGGGTGCCTGGAACGCTGGTGGGACTGGCGATTCTGTTCAGCGGATTTTCGCGGTTGCTGCTGTCGCTGGCGGCGAAGAAGGTTGTTGCGGCGCTGCCGTAG
- a CDS encoding YcbK family protein, which produces MSLYVSLPAPVRKLTVFATVALLGMVSPAVNAAARKPVVHKHPRLHALAHAFVNAALPGVGLIPEEEEEVPDEGEKYELKLAHPYTGEVLSVVYRIGDTYMPNALAELNLFLRDSHNQQVNAYDPRTFDVLHTMLVKLGKPDGVIDILSAYRSKETNDALRASGTTNAAEHSQHIDAKAIDFRVPGVPAARLREAALSLEAGGVGYYPKSQFVHVDVGPVRQWTYSHAKHTARKRSRRARAKQS; this is translated from the coding sequence TTGTCTCTGTACGTGTCTCTGCCCGCGCCTGTCCGTAAGCTGACTGTTTTTGCCACTGTGGCCCTGCTGGGTATGGTTTCCCCGGCGGTGAATGCCGCAGCACGCAAGCCGGTTGTGCATAAGCATCCCCGCCTGCACGCCCTGGCGCATGCTTTTGTCAACGCTGCCCTGCCCGGTGTGGGCCTGATTCCTGAAGAGGAAGAAGAAGTTCCGGACGAAGGCGAAAAGTACGAATTGAAGCTGGCCCACCCGTATACGGGTGAGGTGCTGAGCGTGGTGTACCGCATTGGCGACACCTACATGCCCAACGCACTTGCCGAACTCAACCTCTTCCTGCGCGACAGCCATAACCAGCAGGTGAACGCCTACGATCCGCGCACCTTTGATGTGCTGCACACCATGCTGGTAAAGCTGGGCAAACCGGACGGCGTCATCGATATCCTGTCGGCGTATCGCTCCAAGGAGACCAACGACGCGCTGCGCGCCAGTGGCACCACCAACGCCGCCGAGCACTCGCAGCATATCGACGCCAAGGCGATCGATTTCCGCGTTCCCGGGGTTCCGGCAGCACGCCTGCGTGAAGCGGCTCTCTCACTGGAAGCGGGTGGCGTAGGCTACTACCCGAAGAGCCAGTTCGTGCATGTGGATGTTGGGCCGGTGCGGCAGTGGACTTATAGCCACGCCAAGCACACGGCGCGCAAGCGCAGCCGCCGCGCCAGGGCGAAGCAGTCGTAA
- a CDS encoding helix-turn-helix domain-containing protein, whose product MRALRKARGWRQIDLAEHSGINVIYLSYLERGKKEVCLRNLEVLALTFEKSLSEFLKGL is encoded by the coding sequence GTGCGAGCGTTACGGAAGGCACGCGGCTGGCGGCAGATCGACCTGGCCGAGCACAGCGGGATCAATGTGATCTATCTGTCGTATCTGGAGCGCGGGAAGAAGGAAGTCTGCCTGCGGAATCTTGAGGTGCTGGCGCTGACGTTTGAGAAGTCGCTGTCGGAGTTTTTGAAGGGGCTGTAG
- the pelA gene encoding pectate lyase: MRHLLLLPVFAVTLHAAVIGHMEPAQPLTEARIRTLPAEQQPAWLAYLDRSQQQKLADKAALAAEVKAAGRTESIHSRAGHGANSMPLDRDAAFYASAEAHTTAENILSYQTPAGGWSKNIEINHHHREPSEDFAPDNSSQHLSADDADRPLEPTWNYVGTIDNDATTTEIRFLALCLPRASAQDRARYRNSIEHGIRYLLAAQYPNGGWPQVWPLEGGYHDAVTFNDNAMINAIETLNLAVTDPGYSFLPQPLKQQAAQSIVHGLDCILRAQVSIGGRLTLWPQQADALTLVPAGARNYEMVSLATSESAALVNYLMQLPAPSPAVVRSIYAAADWFQQHATSGYVYKGGKETPGGRRLFPQADAKPLWARYYSLDQQKPIFGDRDRTIHDDLLEISDERRNGYGWYNTTADTTLKHFASWKQKHPLSQANHS; encoded by the coding sequence ATGCGACACCTTCTCCTGCTCCCGGTTTTTGCCGTCACGCTGCACGCAGCCGTCATCGGCCACATGGAGCCTGCCCAGCCGCTCACCGAAGCACGCATCCGCACTCTACCCGCGGAGCAGCAACCGGCATGGCTCGCCTACCTTGACCGCTCGCAGCAACAGAAGCTCGCGGACAAGGCTGCTCTCGCCGCTGAGGTAAAGGCAGCGGGCCGCACCGAGTCCATCCACTCCAGGGCAGGCCACGGTGCCAACTCCATGCCGCTCGATCGCGATGCTGCCTTTTACGCCTCTGCGGAAGCGCACACCACCGCCGAAAATATCCTCAGCTACCAGACGCCCGCTGGAGGCTGGAGCAAGAACATTGAGATCAACCATCACCATCGCGAGCCCTCCGAAGACTTCGCCCCCGACAATAGCTCGCAGCACCTCAGCGCCGATGACGCTGACCGGCCGCTTGAGCCTACATGGAACTACGTCGGCACCATCGATAACGACGCCACCACGACGGAAATCCGCTTCCTCGCTCTCTGCCTGCCGCGAGCCTCGGCTCAGGATCGAGCGCGTTACCGCAACAGCATTGAGCACGGCATTCGCTACCTGCTGGCGGCACAATATCCCAACGGCGGCTGGCCGCAGGTCTGGCCTCTGGAGGGCGGATATCACGATGCCGTCACCTTCAACGACAACGCCATGATCAACGCGATTGAGACGCTGAACCTCGCGGTCACCGATCCCGGCTATAGCTTTCTTCCGCAGCCGTTGAAGCAGCAGGCAGCGCAGTCCATCGTCCATGGGCTGGACTGCATTCTGCGTGCACAGGTTTCCATCGGTGGACGGCTCACCCTCTGGCCGCAGCAGGCAGACGCACTGACGCTCGTTCCCGCGGGAGCACGCAACTACGAGATGGTCTCCCTCGCTACGTCGGAGTCGGCGGCGCTGGTCAACTACCTGATGCAGCTACCTGCGCCCTCGCCTGCCGTGGTGCGTTCCATCTACGCGGCGGCAGACTGGTTCCAGCAGCACGCCACCAGCGGCTATGTTTACAAAGGCGGCAAGGAGACTCCCGGTGGCCGCCGTCTCTTCCCGCAGGCGGATGCCAAGCCCCTTTGGGCGCGTTATTATTCGCTCGATCAACAAAAGCCCATCTTCGGCGATCGAGACCGCACCATTCACGACGACCTGCTCGAAATCTCCGACGAGCGTCGCAACGGCTATGGCTGGTACAACACCACCGCCGATACCACTTTGAAGCACTTTGCTTCATGGAAGCAAAAGCATCCTCTTTCACAGGCAAACCATTCGTAG